The following coding sequences lie in one Lolium perenne isolate Kyuss_39 chromosome 2, Kyuss_2.0, whole genome shotgun sequence genomic window:
- the LOC127333629 gene encoding uncharacterized protein, which yields MILVAVMAELLEEYTAAVARAVERLLSAAPRILPRRVRFIVLRSLPFASRPQPVPPPPYASPVLLAR from the coding sequence ATGATCCTGGTGGCGGTCATGGCGGAGCTGCTGGAGGAGTacacggcggcggtggcgcgcgCCGTGGAGCGGCTGCTGTCCGCGGCGCCGCGCATCTTGCCGCGACGCGTGCGGTTCATCGTCCTCCGCAGCCTCCCCTTTGCCTCGCGGCCGCAGCCCGTGCCGCCGCCACCGTACGCGAGCCCCGTCCTGCTCGCCCGCTGA
- the LOC127333628 gene encoding uncharacterized protein, with translation MAADAASQFQKIQIQREDTTFDAYVVGKENAPGVVVLQEWWGVDYEVKNHAIHISQIGDGYRALIPDLYRGKVALEVAEAQHLMDGLDWQGAIKDIQASVKWLKENGSSKVGVTGYCMGGALAIASGVLVPEVDAVVAFYGTPSSELADPSKAQAPIQAHFGELDSFVGFADVTAAKSLEEKLKSAGVSHEVHIYPGCSHAFMNASPEALERRKGMGLNDENQGAIDLAWSRFSTWMGRFL, from the exons atggccgccgacgCCGCCAGCCAGTTCCAGAAGATCCAGATCCAGCGCGAGGACACG ACCTTCGATGCGTATGTTGTTGGCAAAGAAAATGCTCCTGGAGTTGTAGTTCTGCAAGAGTGGTGGGGGGTTGATTATGAGGTCAAGAATCATGCCATCCATATTTCACAAATTGGTGATGGATATAGAGCACTTATTCCAGA tttatacCGTGGGAAGGTTGCTTTGGAGGTAGCTGAAGCTCAACATCTGATGGATGGTCTAGACTGGCAGGGTGCAATAAAAGATATTCAGGCTTCAGTTAAATGGCTCAAGGAAAATGGATCATCCAAG GTTGGTGTTACTGGTTACTGCATGGGGGGTGCTTTGGCAATTGCAAGTGGAGTTTTGGTCCCAGAGGTTGATGCTGTTGTTGCTTTCTATGGGACGCCATCTTCAGAGCTTGCTGATCCTTCCAAGGCGCAGGCTCCTATCCAGGCTCATTTTGGGGAGCTTGACAGTTTTGTTGGGTTTGCAGATGTGACT GCAGCCAAGTCATTAGAGGAGAAGCTCAAGTCTGCTGGGGTATCACATGAAGTCCACATATACCCTGGATGCTCCCATGCCTTTATGAACGCATCGCCTGAGGCCCTCGAGAGAAGAAAAGGCATGGGTTTGAATGATGAAAATCAGGGAGCCATTGACCTGGCATGGTCCCGCTTCTCTACCTGGATGGGTCGTTTCCTGTGA